Proteins found in one archaeon genomic segment:
- the sufB gene encoding Fe-S cluster assembly protein SufB, with product MTASKVDIVTEDYKEKYGFSDPVDSYAVAGTKGLSERVVQEIVRLHDEPAWMEQLRMQALKYFLDLKPPAWAPDLADIDFQSFYYYASPTKKAADSWDQLPEYIRRTYDKLGIAEAEKKFLAGVGAIYESEAVYHSIQGDLAKQGVVFTDTVTALKQYPDIMKKYFGTVVPYKDNYIAALQTAVWSAGSFVYVPEGVKVTTPLQAYFRINERNMGQFERTLIIGEPYSEVTYIEGCSAPVYSSQSLHSAIVEIVARKGSFVKYTTLQNWSRDVLNLVTKRAHAHEEATVSWVDFNGGSKLTRKYPSIYLLGPRAKADIISVAYAGAGQVQDTGGKAVHLARDTTSRIISRSVSKDGGHTAYRGLLHIAKGAKNVKSTVRCDALLIDGKSTTATYPYMEIQEDDATVTHEASVGKVGEEQLFYLMARGISEGDALSMVVNGFLEPFAKELPMTYAVEFNRLMSIEMTNAVG from the coding sequence GTGACTGCTTCAAAGGTAGACATCGTAACAGAGGACTACAAGGAGAAGTACGGATTCAGCGACCCGGTCGACTCCTATGCGGTCGCAGGGACCAAGGGCCTGAGCGAGAGGGTCGTCCAAGAGATTGTGAGGCTCCACGACGAGCCCGCCTGGATGGAGCAGCTGAGGATGCAGGCGCTGAAGTACTTCCTGGACTTGAAGCCGCCCGCGTGGGCTCCCGACCTGGCGGACATCGACTTCCAATCATTCTACTACTATGCGAGCCCCACGAAGAAGGCAGCGGACTCGTGGGACCAGCTCCCCGAGTACATCAGGAGGACGTATGACAAGCTGGGAATCGCCGAGGCAGAGAAGAAGTTCCTGGCGGGAGTTGGCGCCATCTACGAGAGCGAGGCCGTTTACCACAGCATCCAGGGGGACCTCGCAAAGCAGGGAGTCGTCTTCACTGACACGGTCACGGCCCTGAAGCAGTACCCGGACATCATGAAGAAGTATTTCGGGACGGTCGTGCCATACAAGGACAACTACATCGCCGCCCTCCAGACGGCGGTCTGGAGCGCCGGGAGCTTCGTCTACGTGCCGGAGGGCGTCAAAGTCACCACTCCGCTCCAAGCGTACTTCAGAATCAACGAGAGGAACATGGGCCAGTTCGAGCGGACGCTCATCATCGGGGAGCCCTACAGCGAAGTGACCTACATCGAGGGGTGCTCGGCGCCCGTGTACTCATCGCAGTCCCTCCACTCCGCCATAGTCGAGATCGTTGCCCGCAAGGGTTCCTTCGTGAAGTACACCACCCTCCAGAACTGGTCAAGGGACGTGCTCAACCTTGTCACCAAGAGGGCGCACGCCCACGAGGAGGCGACAGTCTCATGGGTCGACTTCAACGGAGGGTCAAAGCTGACTAGGAAGTATCCGTCAATCTATCTACTCGGCCCCCGGGCCAAGGCGGACATCATCTCCGTGGCCTACGCAGGCGCAGGCCAGGTCCAGGACACGGGGGGCAAGGCCGTCCACCTCGCCAGGGACACTACCTCGAGGATAATCTCCCGCTCCGTCTCGAAGGACGGCGGCCACACAGCCTACAGGGGCCTCCTCCACATCGCGAAGGGGGCCAAGAACGTCAAGAGCACTGTCCGCTGCGACGCTCTTCTGATAGATGGGAAGAGCACCACGGCGACGTACCCGTACATGGAGATCCAGGAGGACGATGCGACAGTCACGCACGAGGCGAGCGTTGGGAAGGTGGGGGAGGAGCAGCTCTTCTACCTGATGGCCCGCGGGATCTCGGAGGGCGACGCCCTGAGCATGGTCGTCAACGGGTTCCTCGAGCCCTTCGCGAAGGAGCTACCCATGACATACGCCGTCGAGTTCAACCGCCTGATGTCGATCGAAATGACCAACGCCGTGGGCTAG
- the sufC gene encoding Fe-S cluster assembly ATPase SufC, with protein MKLEIKGLRASVDGKEILKGVDLAVSQGETHALMGPNGSGKSTLAYTLMGHPKYQVTSGDVLIDGESIIGLTPDKRVRKGLFLAFQYPVSVQGVSMFSFLRAAFNNSRPAGTEAPTIFEFKETVAERLKMLSMDEAFLTRYLNEGFSGGEKKRAEILQMALMQPKFAVLDETDSGLDIDALRIVAEGINKVSGPHMGTLLITHYQRILKYVKPQFVHVMYQGRIIESGGEDLSRLLEERGYTWIKGYAGEEQVAPQAP; from the coding sequence ATGAAGCTCGAGATAAAGGGCCTCCGCGCCTCGGTGGATGGAAAGGAGATTCTGAAGGGCGTGGACCTCGCGGTCTCGCAGGGTGAGACCCACGCGCTCATGGGGCCCAACGGTTCAGGCAAGAGCACCCTCGCCTACACGCTCATGGGGCACCCGAAGTACCAGGTCACCTCCGGCGACGTTCTGATCGATGGGGAGAGCATCATCGGCCTTACCCCTGACAAGAGGGTCAGGAAGGGCCTCTTCCTCGCGTTCCAGTACCCTGTCAGCGTCCAGGGCGTGAGCATGTTCTCCTTCCTCAGGGCCGCCTTCAACAATTCCAGGCCGGCCGGAACCGAAGCGCCGACCATCTTCGAATTCAAAGAGACCGTCGCCGAGAGGCTGAAGATGTTGAGCATGGACGAAGCCTTCCTGACCCGGTACCTGAACGAGGGCTTCTCCGGAGGGGAGAAGAAGCGCGCGGAAATCCTTCAGATGGCCCTGATGCAGCCGAAGTTCGCGGTCCTCGACGAGACCGACTCCGGGCTGGACATCGACGCGCTCCGCATAGTCGCGGAGGGAATCAACAAGGTCTCGGGGCCGCACATGGGGACCCTCCTGATAACCCACTACCAGAGGATACTGAAGTACGTGAAGCCGCAGTTCGTGCATGTGATGTACCAGGGGAGGATCATCGAGTCTGGAGGGGAGGACCTCTCGAGGCTTCTCGAGGAGAGGGGATACACCTGGATCAAGGGCTACGCGGGGGAGGAGCAGGTGGCTCCTCAGGCCCCATAA
- a CDS encoding GAF domain-containing protein produces MKAARGKEAREAIVKELNRNVPSYSWVGIYMVQGNDLVLDAWAGPAATEHTRIPIGKGVCGFAAKAGRTEIVSDVSKDPRYLQCFLSTKAEIVVPIFRDGRVVGEIDIDSDQLGAFSSLDREFLEAVAKKASGS; encoded by the coding sequence CTGAAGGCCGCAAGAGGAAAGGAGGCCAGAGAGGCCATCGTCAAGGAGCTCAACAGGAACGTCCCGTCCTACTCTTGGGTGGGGATATACATGGTCCAAGGGAACGACCTCGTCTTGGACGCCTGGGCGGGCCCCGCCGCGACCGAGCACACGCGGATACCCATCGGAAAGGGGGTCTGCGGGTTCGCCGCCAAGGCAGGGAGGACGGAAATCGTGTCGGACGTGAGCAAGGACCCCAGGTACCTGCAGTGCTTCCTCTCGACCAAGGCTGAAATCGTGGTCCCCATCTTCCGCGACGGCCGGGTCGTGGGTGAAATCGACATCGACAGCGACCAGCTCGGCGCCTTCTCCTCCCTGGACAGGGAGTTCCTCGAGGCTGTCGCCAAGAAGGCCTCCGGTTCGTAA
- a CDS encoding aquaporin produces the protein MSSRAPLSRRITAEFLGTFVFVLVGAGSAVGAQALGGQALSSGILIAAFANGLGLAMAVSATMGVSGGVLNPAVAVGLVVGRKLELNALVPYVVAELAGATAAGLLLVLSFPSSLGSAAHWGAPTLSGQVAVVQGVAIEALLTFVLVFAVYGTAVDERAPKIGGLGIGLAVLADVLVGGALTGAAMNPARAFGPMIAGSFLPYYWFVYLVGPVLGSVAAALAYRFGIERTP, from the coding sequence ATGTCGTCTCGGGCTCCTCTGTCAAGAAGAATCACAGCTGAGTTCCTCGGGACCTTCGTCTTCGTGCTCGTCGGAGCAGGCTCGGCAGTCGGGGCCCAGGCTCTCGGCGGACAGGCGCTCTCCTCGGGCATCTTGATCGCAGCCTTCGCGAACGGCCTGGGCCTGGCGATGGCCGTCTCGGCGACCATGGGAGTCTCCGGCGGGGTCCTCAACCCTGCGGTCGCGGTCGGGCTGGTAGTGGGCCGCAAGCTGGAGCTGAACGCCCTCGTCCCGTACGTAGTTGCTGAGCTCGCCGGGGCGACGGCAGCGGGCCTTCTCCTCGTCCTCTCCTTTCCGTCCTCGCTCGGCAGCGCTGCCCACTGGGGAGCCCCCACACTCTCAGGACAGGTCGCAGTAGTCCAGGGTGTCGCCATTGAGGCGCTCCTTACTTTCGTGCTGGTCTTCGCCGTCTACGGCACCGCCGTCGACGAGAGAGCTCCTAAGATCGGGGGGCTCGGAATCGGACTCGCGGTCCTCGCGGACGTACTGGTCGGGGGAGCCCTGACCGGCGCTGCGATGAACCCAGCGCGCGCGTTCGGCCCAATGATCGCAGGCTCTTTCCTCCCTTATTACTGGTTCGTCTACCTGGTGGGTCCGGTCCTGGGCTCGGTCGCCGCGGCCCTGGCATACAGATTCGGCATCGAACGGACGCCATAG
- a CDS encoding TCP-1/cpn60 chaperonin family protein, which yields MSQGTPVIILKEGSGESRGREAQRNNISAAKLISEIVRTSLGPRGMDKMLVDSMGDVTITNDGATMLKELDIQHPAAKMMVEISKATDNEVGDGTTSAVVVAGSLLEKAEDLIGKEVHPVVIVEGYAKAAEKAQKVLEEMAEKVDPASREDLMKIANTSMMTKLVNEDSPHLSRVVVDAILLVAEKREAGYKVDIDNVKVEKKPGGALTDTKLVQGIVLDKEVVHSGMPKRADEAKVALINSALEIEKTEFSAEIRINDPTQMQQFMDEESNILRGMVDKVKSAGASVLVCQKGIDDLAQHFLAKAGILAVRRVKESDMTKLAKATGARIVTNLDDLSGKDLGYAKLVEERKLEDDKWVFVEGCKNPKAVTILVRGGTQRIVDEAERALHDALMVTKDVVELPAVVAGGGAPEAEVSFQLRSWAQKLSGREQLAALKFADAMESIPLTLAENAGMDPIDTQVDLRARHGKSKEGKWYGVDALNGKVADMYAKNVWEPLAVKLQILRAATEAASMILRIDDVIAASKMKAPPGGGGGMGGMPPMG from the coding sequence ATGTCTCAAGGGACACCAGTCATCATCCTGAAGGAAGGTTCGGGCGAGTCCAGAGGTAGGGAAGCCCAAAGGAACAACATCTCGGCTGCGAAGCTGATATCGGAGATAGTCAGGACGTCGCTCGGCCCGAGAGGGATGGACAAGATGCTCGTAGACTCGATGGGGGACGTGACGATCACCAACGACGGCGCTACAATGCTGAAGGAGCTCGACATTCAGCACCCGGCCGCAAAGATGATGGTCGAGATCAGCAAGGCGACAGACAATGAAGTTGGGGACGGAACCACGTCGGCGGTCGTAGTCGCTGGTTCGCTTCTCGAGAAGGCCGAGGACCTGATTGGGAAGGAGGTGCACCCGGTCGTCATAGTCGAAGGATACGCGAAGGCGGCAGAGAAGGCGCAGAAGGTCCTCGAGGAGATGGCGGAGAAGGTCGACCCCGCCAGCAGGGAAGACCTCATGAAGATAGCAAACACGAGCATGATGACCAAGCTCGTTAACGAGGACTCGCCCCACCTCTCAAGGGTGGTGGTGGACGCGATTCTCCTCGTGGCCGAGAAGAGGGAGGCAGGGTACAAGGTCGACATCGACAACGTCAAGGTCGAGAAGAAGCCGGGCGGAGCGCTCACCGACACGAAACTCGTGCAGGGAATAGTCTTGGACAAGGAAGTCGTCCACTCCGGGATGCCGAAGAGGGCGGACGAAGCGAAGGTGGCCCTCATCAACTCCGCCCTCGAGATAGAGAAGACCGAGTTCTCGGCCGAGATAAGAATCAACGACCCGACGCAGATGCAACAGTTCATGGACGAAGAGAGCAACATCCTGAGGGGCATGGTGGACAAGGTGAAGTCCGCCGGTGCTAGCGTCCTCGTCTGTCAGAAGGGGATCGACGACCTGGCGCAGCACTTCCTGGCAAAGGCGGGCATCCTTGCGGTGAGGCGGGTCAAGGAGAGCGATATGACCAAGCTCGCGAAGGCGACCGGGGCAAGGATCGTCACCAACCTGGACGACCTCTCGGGCAAAGACCTAGGATACGCAAAGCTGGTCGAGGAGAGGAAGCTCGAGGACGACAAGTGGGTCTTCGTAGAGGGGTGCAAGAACCCGAAGGCGGTGACAATCCTAGTGAGAGGCGGGACGCAGCGCATCGTGGACGAAGCTGAGAGGGCGCTCCACGACGCACTCATGGTGACCAAGGACGTCGTCGAACTGCCCGCTGTGGTTGCAGGCGGAGGCGCCCCAGAGGCAGAGGTGTCCTTCCAGCTGAGGTCGTGGGCTCAGAAGCTCTCAGGCCGAGAGCAACTCGCGGCTCTGAAGTTCGCGGACGCCATGGAGAGCATCCCGCTGACCCTGGCCGAGAACGCCGGGATGGACCCTATCGACACTCAGGTCGACCTCAGAGCGAGGCACGGAAAGTCGAAAGAAGGCAAGTGGTACGGAGTCGACGCGCTTAACGGCAAGGTCGCCGACATGTACGCGAAGAACGTCTGGGAGCCCCTCGCGGTGAAGCTTCAGATTCTCAGGGCTGCCACCGAGGCCGCATCGATGATCCTGAGGATCGACGACGTGATCGCGGCCAGCAAGATGAAGGCACCTCCGGGCGGCGGCGGAGGCATGGGCGGCATGCCCCCGATGGGCTAA
- a CDS encoding ornithine cyclodeaminase family protein — MTLLLSEPQVEALLDMKEVVPALEEAFRRESAGEAVNSPRTRSRAPGAVINAMHASLPYLGRSGLKCYLSSAKGTRFVFLLFDSKDSELLAVMGADVLGRFRTGGASGVATKHMHPSRNPTLAVLGSGRQALTQVIAIQTAVGLTRAKVWSPNPGHREAFAGKLSGLGIDAEAALTASGAMRGVQVASTITSAAVPFVEETAVEDLSHINVCGGNNPEHSEITAGAVGTFETIAVDDLPQAKTEYGDLIQAEAAGTFYWGKAVELKEIISGRVKPKGKTMFKSGGAALEDVAVASVVYDKAVKLGGFPEASLGFPTF; from the coding sequence TTGACGCTCCTACTCTCTGAGCCGCAGGTCGAGGCCCTCCTTGACATGAAGGAGGTCGTTCCCGCGCTCGAGGAGGCCTTCAGGCGGGAGTCCGCAGGAGAGGCGGTGAACTCGCCCCGAACGAGGTCCAGGGCGCCGGGGGCAGTGATCAACGCGATGCACGCTTCTCTCCCGTACCTTGGGAGGTCGGGCCTGAAGTGCTACCTGAGCTCTGCGAAGGGGACCAGGTTCGTCTTCTTGCTCTTCGACTCGAAGGACTCCGAGCTCCTCGCGGTCATGGGTGCCGACGTCCTTGGCAGGTTCAGGACCGGAGGAGCATCGGGAGTCGCCACGAAGCACATGCACCCGAGCCGGAACCCCACTCTTGCGGTCCTAGGGTCGGGCAGGCAGGCGCTCACCCAGGTGATTGCGATTCAGACGGCCGTCGGTCTGACCCGGGCCAAGGTCTGGAGCCCTAACCCCGGGCACCGTGAGGCGTTCGCAGGGAAGCTCTCGGGCCTCGGCATCGACGCAGAGGCCGCCCTGACGGCTTCAGGGGCAATGAGGGGGGTCCAGGTCGCGTCCACGATCACGTCCGCCGCGGTCCCTTTCGTCGAGGAGACTGCAGTCGAGGACCTATCGCACATCAACGTTTGTGGGGGGAACAATCCCGAGCACTCGGAGATTACGGCCGGGGCTGTCGGCACCTTCGAGACCATAGCCGTAGACGACCTCCCCCAGGCCAAGACCGAGTACGGGGACCTGATTCAGGCCGAAGCCGCGGGCACATTCTACTGGGGGAAGGCGGTGGAACTGAAGGAAATAATCTCAGGGAGGGTCAAGCCAAAGGGCAAGACGATGTTCAAGTCCGGAGGCGCCGCGTTGGAGGACGTGGCAGTCGCGAGCGTGGTCTATGACAAGGCAGTGAAGTTAGGCGGTTTTCCAGAAGCCAGTCTCGGCTTTCCGACGTTTTAG
- a CDS encoding DUF371 domain-containing protein: protein MVRSLHPTTIEVTADEHLTEKGDCIVGVGATKGCAQLDEAVKSGLRRPGSRVKVTLKVGGASFVVRAGGDPGLELTHPGEIVIRRSGFLSPRTVAVGADAAAADIPREMVRALSRADARGELEIEVS, encoded by the coding sequence ATGGTCAGGTCGCTTCATCCGACGACGATCGAGGTCACGGCCGATGAGCACCTGACAGAGAAGGGGGACTGCATCGTGGGGGTCGGGGCCACGAAGGGATGCGCCCAGCTGGACGAGGCGGTGAAGTCCGGCCTGAGGAGGCCCGGCTCAAGGGTCAAGGTCACGTTGAAGGTCGGTGGAGCTTCGTTCGTCGTGCGAGCAGGGGGCGACCCCGGCCTGGAGCTGACGCACCCGGGGGAAATCGTCATCAGGAGGAGCGGGTTTCTTAGCCCGAGGACTGTAGCGGTCGGAGCGGACGCTGCGGCGGCCGACATCCCGCGCGAGATGGTCCGGGCACTCTCGAGGGCCGACGCGAGGGGCGAGCTCGAGATCGAGGTCTCCTGA
- a CDS encoding glucose 1-dehydrogenase, with product MRKNSPAARGSRLSSKRALVTGSSQGIGAAIARKLASEGAEVVIAHRAGDPHIDRVAREIRRSGGTATAMHADVSDPESVSRLFREVWSELGGLDVLVNAAGLSDRRIWNVPLSRITLDMWRRVFAVDAFGTFLCTQAAAKIMKKGAVVNIASTPALAGDSEGLVYASAKGAVISMTRMLARTLAPKVRVNCMALGSIETIWVEWLAKAQLESYRAAIPLGRFGSPEEVAKVALFLASDDSSFITGQVLVVDGGEVSR from the coding sequence TTGCGGAAGAACAGTCCTGCAGCTCGAGGTTCGAGGCTTTCTTCGAAGCGCGCCCTCGTGACGGGCTCTTCTCAGGGCATCGGCGCGGCAATCGCGCGCAAGCTCGCCTCGGAGGGGGCCGAGGTAGTGATAGCCCACAGGGCCGGAGACCCGCACATCGACAGGGTGGCCCGGGAGATCCGGAGGTCTGGAGGGACCGCCACGGCGATGCACGCCGACGTCTCAGACCCTGAAAGCGTGTCCCGCCTCTTCCGCGAGGTCTGGAGTGAGCTCGGCGGGCTGGATGTCTTGGTAAACGCGGCGGGCCTGTCGGACAGGCGGATCTGGAACGTCCCCCTCTCAAGGATCACACTCGACATGTGGAGGCGGGTCTTCGCAGTCGACGCGTTCGGGACATTTCTATGCACCCAGGCGGCCGCCAAGATCATGAAGAAGGGAGCGGTCGTCAACATCGCATCAACTCCCGCTCTCGCTGGCGACTCTGAGGGCCTGGTCTATGCTTCTGCCAAGGGCGCGGTCATCTCCATGACGCGGATGCTCGCGAGGACGCTCGCGCCGAAGGTCAGGGTCAACTGCATGGCCTTGGGGTCAATCGAAACGATATGGGTCGAATGGCTCGCCAAGGCTCAGCTGGAGTCCTACAGGGCCGCGATCCCCTTAGGGCGCTTCGGTTCCCCGGAGGAGGTGGCCAAGGTCGCTCTGTTCCTGGCCAGCGATGACTCGAGCTTCATTACCGGACAGGTCCTCGTCGTCGACGGCGGCGAGGTCAGCCGGTAG
- a CDS encoding HEAT repeat domain-containing protein produces the protein MYTSVIVDDEAHCMDVMRGMEDAWGRKDESYFIEVLKNEPSLVLRVHAVCILAEVGAEKSVPALADVLFNDPDPLVRHEAAFSLGQIGLPAGNAALAKAVREDRDPIVRHESAAAIGSIGTADSEEVLKKALDDPDEMVRNSAKASLFNIEFLKKYSASSTARDRAPRP, from the coding sequence TTGTACACGAGCGTCATAGTCGACGACGAGGCCCACTGCATGGACGTGATGAGAGGGATGGAGGATGCGTGGGGCCGGAAGGACGAGTCCTACTTCATCGAGGTCCTGAAGAACGAACCGAGCCTCGTATTGAGGGTCCACGCGGTGTGCATACTCGCCGAGGTCGGAGCGGAGAAATCTGTCCCGGCCCTCGCCGATGTCCTGTTCAACGACCCCGACCCTCTGGTCAGGCACGAGGCTGCCTTCTCCCTCGGACAGATCGGCCTCCCGGCGGGCAACGCAGCGCTGGCCAAGGCAGTCCGCGAAGACCGCGACCCCATCGTCAGGCACGAATCCGCCGCCGCGATCGGGTCCATAGGGACCGCAGACTCGGAGGAGGTCCTGAAGAAGGCCTTGGACGACCCCGACGAGATGGTCCGGAACTCAGCAAAGGCATCCCTCTTCAACATCGAGTTCCTGAAGAAGTACTCAGCGAGCTCCACCGCCCGCGACCGCGCTCCCAGGCCCTAG
- a CDS encoding PLP-dependent transferase, which translates to MKFGTRAVHAGEEPGLPLSGDVVVPIHLSATFARRFADKPTAGLEYSRTGNPTRTALEQRIASMEGARHALAFSSGMGAETTLLLSILRKGDHIVAEKDLYGGTVRLFETTFRKFGVGTTYVDTRDPSSVEAAIRGRTKVVWLESPTNPLMRIADIRKISSLARKRGAATVVDNTFASPYLQNPIALGADAAVHSTTKYIGGHSDVVGGAVAISDPRVYEAVKFNQNALGAVPSPFDCFLVLRGAKTLHLRMERHSENAQEVAEFLERHPKVSSVHYPGLSSHPQRRLAKAQMRLGGGMLSAEMKGGGAAARKFLGRLRLFSVAESLGGVESLVEQPATMTHTSLTPERRREIGIGEGLVRFSVGIEDAVDLLADLRSALT; encoded by the coding sequence ATGAAGTTCGGCACGAGGGCGGTCCACGCGGGCGAGGAGCCCGGGCTTCCGCTAAGCGGAGACGTAGTTGTCCCCATCCACCTCTCGGCAACCTTTGCTCGCCGGTTCGCGGACAAGCCCACGGCAGGGCTGGAGTACTCCAGGACCGGAAACCCGACGCGCACGGCACTTGAGCAGAGGATCGCATCGATGGAAGGGGCGCGCCACGCGCTCGCATTCTCTTCTGGGATGGGGGCCGAGACCACACTGTTGCTTTCAATCCTCAGGAAGGGTGACCACATCGTTGCCGAGAAGGACCTCTACGGGGGCACAGTCCGACTCTTCGAGACGACCTTCAGGAAGTTCGGAGTGGGGACAACCTACGTCGACACCCGGGACCCGAGTTCAGTCGAGGCCGCAATTCGAGGTAGGACGAAGGTCGTCTGGCTCGAAAGCCCCACGAACCCTCTGATGCGGATTGCGGACATACGCAAGATCTCAAGTCTCGCCCGGAAGAGGGGGGCGGCCACGGTCGTAGACAACACCTTCGCGAGCCCCTACCTCCAGAACCCCATTGCGCTAGGGGCGGACGCGGCCGTCCATAGCACCACGAAGTACATCGGTGGGCACAGCGACGTAGTGGGAGGTGCTGTCGCCATCTCTGACCCCAGGGTCTACGAGGCGGTGAAGTTCAACCAGAATGCGCTCGGGGCAGTACCTTCTCCGTTCGACTGCTTCCTCGTCCTCAGAGGTGCCAAGACCCTCCACTTGAGGATGGAGAGGCACAGTGAGAACGCGCAGGAGGTGGCCGAGTTCCTCGAGAGGCACCCGAAGGTCTCGTCTGTCCACTACCCGGGACTGAGCAGCCATCCCCAGAGACGCCTCGCCAAGGCCCAGATGCGGCTTGGGGGCGGGATGCTGTCAGCGGAGATGAAGGGGGGAGGGGCCGCGGCCCGCAAGTTCCTCGGAAGACTTCGGCTCTTCTCGGTGGCCGAGAGCCTCGGGGGGGTGGAGTCTCTTGTCGAGCAGCCTGCGACCATGACCCACACCAGCCTGACCCCGGAGCGCAGGAGGGAAATCGGCATCGGCGAGGGCCTCGTGCGGTTCTCTGTGGGCATCGAAGACGCGGTCGACCTGTTGGCCGACCTGAGGTCCGCGCTCACGTAG
- a CDS encoding cysteine synthase family protein: MAGRVAEDILGLIGETPMVRLSRVTAGLKPRILAKLEFFNPGGSIKDRIGISMIRQAERKGLLVRGGTIVEPTSGNTGMGLAMAAVLRGYKLVFTVPDKMSADKVSLLRAMGAKVVVTRSDVSPGDPEHYVEVAKKIVRKTPQSFMPNQYENLANPRSHYESTGPEIWSQTKGKVDMLVAGVGTGGTISGTGRYLKERNPSVRVVGVDPQGSILTALHRGKRAAPKAYKIEGIGEDFLPTTLDMEVVDSFVKVTDEESMIMTRRLAREEGILAGTSSGAAVVGAIKAARSLGPGKLVVVILPDTGRSYLNKVFNDSWMRKNGFKTESQAPGPARRRTGHSRAGSARRDRRRDKVRKS, translated from the coding sequence ATGGCCGGCCGCGTTGCGGAGGATATCCTGGGGCTCATCGGAGAGACTCCGATGGTCAGACTCTCGAGGGTGACGGCTGGGCTGAAGCCAAGGATCTTGGCCAAGCTCGAGTTCTTCAACCCGGGAGGGAGTATCAAGGACAGGATCGGAATCTCCATGATCAGGCAAGCGGAGAGGAAAGGCCTGCTTGTCCGCGGCGGGACAATCGTGGAGCCCACCTCAGGGAACACCGGAATGGGCCTGGCGATGGCGGCTGTGTTGAGAGGATACAAGTTGGTCTTCACGGTCCCAGACAAGATGAGCGCCGACAAGGTCTCCCTACTCAGGGCGATGGGCGCCAAGGTCGTAGTGACGCGGTCGGACGTCTCCCCCGGCGACCCCGAGCACTACGTCGAAGTTGCGAAGAAGATCGTCAGAAAGACACCCCAATCGTTCATGCCCAACCAGTACGAGAACCTGGCGAATCCGAGGTCCCACTACGAATCCACCGGCCCTGAGATCTGGAGTCAGACCAAGGGGAAGGTCGACATGCTGGTCGCCGGGGTCGGGACTGGCGGGACGATCAGCGGGACGGGCAGGTACCTCAAGGAGAGGAACCCTTCGGTCCGAGTGGTGGGCGTGGACCCCCAGGGCTCGATTCTCACTGCTCTCCACAGAGGGAAGAGGGCGGCCCCGAAGGCGTACAAGATAGAAGGGATAGGCGAGGACTTCCTTCCGACGACGCTCGACATGGAGGTAGTCGACTCGTTCGTGAAAGTCACCGACGAGGAGTCGATGATCATGACCAGGCGCCTCGCTAGGGAGGAGGGGATACTCGCCGGGACCTCGTCGGGGGCCGCCGTCGTAGGGGCGATCAAGGCCGCGCGTTCGTTGGGCCCTGGCAAGCTCGTCGTCGTCATTCTCCCAGACACAGGTCGCAGCTATCTCAACAAGGTCTTCAACGATTCATGGATGAGGAAGAACGGCTTCAAGACAGAGTCGCAGGCCCCCGGGCCGGCTCGAAGGAGGACCGGACACAGCAGGGCCGGGTCGGCTCGCCGAGACCGCAGACGTGATAAGGTGCGCAAGTCCTGA